A genomic segment from Corylus avellana chromosome ca5, CavTom2PMs-1.0 encodes:
- the LOC132182454 gene encoding cytochrome P450 76T24-like — protein MEYLAFVLLLPFVLASIHVLASGLIARKSGSPRLPPGPKPFPIIGNILELVGNQPHVVVSKLSKTYGPLMTLKFGSITTIVVSSPDLAKEVLQKHDQVFSGRPVPDAIRALDHHKFAMAWLPATSSRWRNLKKVSATQIFATQKLDSTQAIRKKKVQQLVDHVKETCNSGQAVDIGQIAFTTSLNAISNTIFSTDLAEYCSTKSQEFLEDVFGTKEAVGKPNVADYFPILRFVDPQGVRRRTTIYFRKCFRTLDGIINERLQLRASSKGSKASSDILDSLLDINQDDNSELSSDDIRNLLLTFFLAGVDTISTTVEWAMAELLRNPEKMGKARKELEEVLGKDGLVQESDILKLPYLRAIVKEIFRLHPAAPFLTPHKAEIDKEVCGFIVPKNAQILVNVWAMGRDTSIWPNPNLFEPERFLEKDIDFKGRDFELIPFGAGRRICPGWPLADRMVHMILASLVHNFNWKLADEMKAEDMDMREKFGLSVHKAEPLRAIPIRPM, from the exons ATGGAGTACCTAGCATTTGTGCTGCTACTTCCCTTTGTGTTGGCATCTATTCATGTGCTGGCCTCTGGCCTAATAGCCAGGAAATCTGGCTCGCCAAGACTTCCTCCAGGCCCCAAGCCTTTTCCAATCATTGGAAACATCTTGGAGCTCGTAGGAAACCAACCCCACGTAGTCGTTTCCAAGCTCTCCAAAACTTATGGACCCCTAATGACTCTCAAGTTCGGGAGCATCACAACCATAGTTGTTTCCTCTCCAGATCTAGCCAAAGAAGTACTGCAAAAACACGACCAAGTCTTTTCCGGCCGACCCGTCCCGGATGCTATCCGAGCACTCGACCACCACAAATTTGCAATGGCATGGCTGCCTGCCACATCGAGTCGTTGGAGAAACCTCAAGAAAGTTTCTGCCACGCAAATATTTGCTACACAAAAGCTTGATTCCACCCAAGccattaggaaaaaaaaggtgCAACAACTAGTAGACCATGTCAAAGAAACTTGTAATAGTGGTCAAGCGGTAGATATTGGTCAAATAGCCTTCACGACTAGCCTGAATGCCatatcaaacacaattttctcTACTGACTTGGCAGAGTATTGTTCAACTAAGTCCCAAGAGTTTCTGGAAGACGTATTTGGTACCAAGGAAGCAGTTGGAAAGCCGAATGTTGCAGACTATTTCCCTATACTTCGTTTTGTTGACCCACAAGGTGTACGCCGAAGGACGAcaatttattttagaaaatgttttagGACTCTTGATGGTATAATCAATGAACGATTACAATTAAGAGCATCATCAAAGGGTTCTAAGGCAAGCAGTGATATACTTGATTCCCTCCTCGATATCAATCAAGACGATAATTCAGAATTGAGCAGCGACGACATCAGAAATTTGCTTCTG ACTTTTTTTCTTGCGGGGGTCGACACAATATCAACCACAGTGGAATGGGCAATGGCAGAGTTACTACGTAACCctgaaaaaatgggaaaagcCCGGAAAGAGCTTGAAGAAGTGCTTGGCAAGGACGGACTTGTTCAAGAATCAGATATCTTAAAGTTGCCTTATCTACGAGCAATAGTGAAAGAAATCTTTCGTTTGCACCCAGCAGCACCTTTCCTAACTCCCCACAAAGCCGAGATTGACAAAGAGGTGTGTGGCTTTATTGTGCCCAAGAATGCACAAATACTAGTAAACGTGTGGGCAATGGGACGGGATACAAGCATATGGCCAAACCCAAATTTGTTTGAGCCTGAAAGATTTTTAGAGAAGGATATAGACTTCAAAGGCAGAGATTTCGAGCTCATTCCCTTTGGAGCAGGAAGAAGGATTTGCCCTGGATGGCCTTTGGCCGATCGGATGGTGCATATGATATTAGCCTCTCTTGTCCACAATTTCAATTGGAAACTTGCAGATGAGATGAAGGCAGAAGATATGGACATGAGAGAGAAGTTTGGGCTTTCCGTACATAAAGCCGAGCCCCTCCGGGCTATTCCCATTAGACCCATGTAA